A single window of Archangium gephyra DNA harbors:
- a CDS encoding response regulator: MKTLNILLVDDDAVDVMNVQRAFKKSNIHNTLYIAGDGRQALELLRNGTVPSSNRLILLDLNMPRMNGLEFLRALRADPELHATPVVVLTTSNDERDRLQSYAHNVAGYLVKPVASPAFVELMTALNAYWSRVELP, encoded by the coding sequence GTGAAGACGCTGAACATCCTGCTGGTGGATGACGACGCGGTGGACGTCATGAACGTCCAACGTGCCTTCAAGAAGAGCAACATCCACAACACCCTCTACATCGCTGGCGACGGGCGCCAGGCGCTGGAGCTGTTGCGCAACGGCACGGTGCCGTCCAGCAACCGCCTCATCCTGCTGGACCTCAACATGCCGCGGATGAATGGCCTCGAGTTCCTGCGCGCCCTGCGCGCCGACCCCGAGCTGCACGCCACCCCGGTGGTGGTGCTCACCACGTCCAATGACGAGAGAGACAGGCTGCAAAGCTACGCGCACAACGTAGCGGGCTACCTCGTCAAGCCCGTGGCGTCTCCGGCCTTCGTGGAGTTGATGACCGCACTCAACGCATACTGGTCCCGGGTGGAGCTGCCGTGA
- a CDS encoding serine hydrolase domain-containing protein, with the protein MLVLALAVPAWAGVPPRVDAAALEPLVERVVTRQLAAYRIPGATVAVVRDGQVVLARGYGDADAGKHTPVVDTTLFRVASLGKLFVWTAVMQLAERGRLDLDADVQTYLEDVRLPGAYARPLTLAHLMAHAGGFEVHERLWPEGPPPGTLAEYLRERRPARVRPPGELSAYSDYGTSLAEHIVEQVSGQPFEQYLRENVLEPLGMRRTFFRRTVPPALADDMALGHTVEKGSPRAWPLDQVVVASSGSMLTTATDLARFMLAHLQGGQHEGHRILREETVRRMHRQHFTHDSRLSGWAHGFMEFHLNGQRLIGHLGDAYLFHSLLVLRPEQGMGLFVSYNGPGEKDAAQRARMELLRALLEHDSPAPPPDLPVPPRDFAERAARFAGGYQTTWRSYRTSEASLGWRQELRVRDGGDGTLHIKEPGHAPRRWVEVEPRLFRPAEDPASPERVAFREDAAGHITHLFFENQPMAAYERVPWYETSVFTYGLLAVCAALFALAVLAGILHRSPGTLLVAAIGLLHLLFLSGFTLLVRHHVEVEYGATPWLLGAAMACALGAVVLTPGAFVGSARAWWKRSGSLALRLSLSGATLAATAFAAWLHHWHLLGLGPW; encoded by the coding sequence GTGCTGGTGCTCGCCCTGGCGGTGCCGGCGTGGGCCGGGGTTCCCCCGCGGGTGGACGCGGCGGCGCTGGAGCCGCTCGTGGAGCGCGTGGTCACCCGGCAGCTCGCGGCATACCGGATTCCCGGAGCCACGGTGGCGGTGGTGCGGGACGGCCAGGTGGTGCTGGCCCGGGGCTACGGCGACGCGGACGCCGGGAAACACACCCCCGTGGTGGACACGACGCTCTTCCGCGTGGCCTCGCTGGGGAAGCTGTTCGTCTGGACGGCGGTGATGCAGCTCGCCGAACGGGGACGGCTCGACCTGGACGCGGACGTTCAGACGTATCTGGAAGACGTGCGGCTCCCGGGGGCGTACGCCCGGCCCCTCACGCTCGCGCACCTGATGGCACACGCGGGAGGCTTCGAGGTGCACGAGCGCCTCTGGCCCGAGGGCCCACCACCCGGCACGCTGGCGGAATACCTGCGGGAGCGCAGGCCCGCGCGGGTACGGCCCCCGGGAGAGCTGTCGGCGTACTCCGACTACGGGACGAGCCTGGCCGAGCACATCGTCGAGCAGGTGTCGGGCCAGCCCTTCGAGCAGTACCTCCGGGAGAACGTACTGGAGCCGCTCGGCATGAGACGCACCTTCTTCCGCAGGACGGTGCCACCGGCGCTCGCCGACGACATGGCGCTGGGACATACCGTCGAGAAGGGGAGCCCACGCGCCTGGCCCCTGGACCAGGTGGTGGTGGCCTCCAGTGGCTCGATGCTCACGACGGCCACGGACCTGGCGAGGTTCATGCTCGCGCACCTCCAGGGAGGACAGCACGAGGGCCACCGCATCCTGCGTGAGGAGACGGTGCGGCGGATGCACCGCCAGCACTTCACGCATGACTCGCGGTTGAGCGGGTGGGCCCACGGCTTCATGGAGTTCCACCTCAACGGCCAGCGGCTCATCGGACACCTGGGGGACGCGTACCTCTTCCACTCGCTGCTGGTGCTGAGGCCCGAGCAGGGAATGGGGCTGTTCGTCTCGTACAACGGCCCGGGGGAGAAGGACGCCGCGCAGCGGGCACGGATGGAGTTGCTGCGGGCCCTGCTCGAGCACGACTCCCCTGCCCCGCCCCCGGACCTGCCCGTGCCCCCGCGGGACTTCGCCGAGCGGGCAGCACGGTTCGCGGGGGGCTATCAGACGACGTGGCGGTCCTACCGCACGTCGGAGGCGTCGCTGGGATGGCGCCAGGAGCTCCGCGTGCGAGATGGCGGAGATGGCACCCTACACATCAAGGAGCCCGGACACGCGCCTCGACGCTGGGTGGAGGTGGAGCCGCGCCTGTTCCGTCCCGCCGAGGACCCGGCCTCACCGGAGCGCGTGGCCTTCCGCGAGGACGCGGCGGGCCACATCACGCACCTGTTCTTCGAGAACCAGCCCATGGCGGCATACGAGCGGGTGCCCTGGTACGAGACGTCCGTGTTCACCTACGGGCTGCTGGCCGTGTGCGCCGCGCTCTTCGCGCTGGCGGTGCTGGCGGGCATCCTCCACCGGAGTCCGGGCACGCTCCTGGTGGCGGCCATCGGCCTGCTGCACCTGCTGTTCCTGAGTGGCTTCACGCTCCTGGTGCGCCACCACGTGGAGGTGGAGTACGGCGCAACGCCCTGGCTGCTGGGAGCCGCGATGGCCTGCGCGCTCGGGGCCGTGGTGCTCACCCCGGGAGCTTTCGTGGGGAGTGCACGTGCGTGGTGGAAACGCTCCGGGAGTCTGGCCCTCCGGCTGTCACTCTCCGGAGCCACGCTGGCCGCAACCGCCTTCGCCGCATGGCTCCACCACTGGCACCTGCTCGGGCTCGGCCCCTGGTGA
- a CDS encoding VOC family protein yields MKNTPPILGLRTTIYHVTDLAKAKAWYSQVLGVSPYFDEPFYVGFNVGGFELGLDPDTSEGKPGPGGAVTYWGVENADRALERLKKLGIEAASPVRDVGGGIRVATVTDPFGNVFGLIENPHFPNTAA; encoded by the coding sequence ATGAAAAACACTCCTCCCATCCTCGGACTGCGCACCACCATCTACCACGTGACGGACCTGGCGAAGGCCAAGGCCTGGTACAGCCAGGTGCTGGGCGTCTCGCCGTACTTCGACGAGCCCTTCTACGTGGGCTTCAACGTGGGCGGCTTCGAGCTGGGGCTGGATCCGGACACGTCGGAGGGGAAGCCGGGCCCCGGTGGCGCGGTGACCTACTGGGGCGTGGAGAACGCGGACCGGGCCCTGGAGCGCCTGAAGAAGCTCGGCATCGAAGCCGCCAGCCCCGTGCGGGACGTGGGCGGCGGCATCCGCGTGGCCACCGTGACGGATCCGTTCGGCAACGTGTTCGGGCTCATCGAGAACCCGCACTTCCCCAACACGGCGGCCTGA
- a CDS encoding PAS domain-containing protein, with product MRAEERMEEQPLRLLVADDDEVDRLAVRRALLKAGLESQLVEVGDGTAALAALMEQSFDCALMDFQMPGQDGLEVLRKARAALVETPIIMLTGQGDEHIAVELMKAGATDYLAKSALTPERLAHLLRQTLRLHEVQQQYRTLAEVLPHTIWTSRPDGVLDYISRRGYQSNGIPLGDPSQWPKAIHAEDLPRVMERWQHSLRTGEPYEVEGRIWQTGGTWRWHLIRALPMKDARGRVVRWFGTNADIDDQRRAQERISRLQAVTAALSEALTPRQVVDIILTQGVAALEAHSGAVCLLSEDGQMLELASATENVRHLTRSLERIPLDASLAVTEAVRNDKLVTFANREERDRRYPSVARLELPYEAAAVMPLRGSRGVMGALVVNYAGPRTLSPDEQEFLLALARQGAQALERARLYEAAQQARAQAEASEAQLRDLLAERERMEATLQERDERLRAALWAGGTGTFRWDIRTNALEWDENLDQLFGLPPGRTVQTMEDCLALVHPEDRAEAARRNEACAREGADFEMDFRVVWPDGHVHWLSGKGKTFVDANARPLYMTGAYVDITMQKQQEAEARQLADFERQILGIVSHDLRNPLSVIRISASVLLAREGLDERQSKSLTRIISASDRSTRLIRDLLDFSQARLGGGIPVERKQMDLFELARGVVEELAASHPEREVELKLEGDGVGEWDGDRLAQVLGNLVGNALQHSPPNTAVWVRCRGEAGQVFLEVHNEGAAIEGAILPDLFEPFRRGRHAGNGAGSVGLGLYITRQLVLAHGGGITVSSREGDGTRFTVRLPRRAPTPPPVPRA from the coding sequence GTGAGGGCCGAGGAGCGCATGGAGGAGCAACCGCTGCGGCTGCTGGTCGCGGACGACGACGAGGTGGACCGGCTCGCGGTGCGGCGCGCCCTGCTCAAGGCGGGGCTCGAGTCGCAGCTCGTCGAGGTGGGCGATGGCACGGCCGCGCTCGCCGCCCTGATGGAGCAGAGCTTCGACTGCGCCCTGATGGACTTCCAGATGCCGGGCCAGGACGGGCTGGAGGTGCTGCGCAAGGCCCGCGCCGCGCTGGTGGAGACGCCCATCATCATGCTCACCGGGCAGGGGGATGAGCACATCGCCGTGGAGCTGATGAAGGCCGGCGCCACCGACTACCTCGCCAAGTCGGCGCTCACCCCGGAGCGCCTGGCCCACCTGCTGCGCCAGACGCTGCGCCTGCACGAGGTGCAGCAGCAGTACCGCACGCTCGCCGAGGTGCTGCCGCACACCATCTGGACGAGCCGGCCGGATGGCGTGCTGGACTACATCAGCCGCCGCGGCTACCAGAGCAACGGCATTCCCCTGGGCGATCCCTCGCAGTGGCCCAAGGCCATCCACGCGGAGGATCTCCCCCGGGTGATGGAGCGCTGGCAGCACAGCCTGCGTACCGGTGAGCCCTACGAAGTGGAGGGCCGCATCTGGCAGACCGGTGGCACGTGGCGCTGGCACCTCATCCGGGCCCTGCCCATGAAGGACGCGCGCGGCCGTGTCGTCCGCTGGTTCGGCACCAACGCCGACATCGACGACCAGCGCAGGGCCCAGGAGCGCATCTCGCGCCTGCAGGCCGTCACCGCCGCGCTCTCCGAGGCCCTCACGCCCCGGCAGGTGGTGGACATCATCCTCACCCAGGGCGTGGCGGCGTTGGAGGCCCACTCGGGGGCGGTGTGCCTGCTGAGCGAGGATGGCCAGATGCTCGAGCTGGCGAGCGCCACCGAGAACGTCCGGCACCTGACGCGCAGCCTGGAGCGGATTCCGCTCGACGCGAGCCTGGCGGTGACGGAGGCGGTGCGTAACGACAAGCTCGTCACCTTCGCCAACCGCGAGGAGCGGGACCGCCGCTACCCCTCGGTGGCGCGGCTGGAGCTTCCCTACGAGGCCGCGGCGGTGATGCCCCTGCGCGGCAGCCGGGGGGTGATGGGCGCCCTGGTGGTGAACTACGCGGGGCCGCGCACGCTGTCCCCCGACGAGCAGGAGTTCCTCCTCGCGCTGGCGCGGCAGGGCGCGCAGGCGCTGGAGCGGGCCCGCCTCTATGAAGCCGCGCAGCAGGCACGCGCCCAGGCCGAGGCGAGCGAGGCCCAGCTGAGGGACTTGCTGGCGGAGCGCGAGCGGATGGAGGCCACGCTGCAGGAGCGCGACGAGCGGCTGCGCGCGGCGCTGTGGGCGGGCGGCACGGGCACCTTCCGCTGGGACATCCGCACCAACGCGTTGGAGTGGGACGAGAACCTGGATCAGCTCTTCGGCCTGCCGCCGGGGCGCACGGTGCAGACGATGGAGGACTGCCTGGCACTGGTGCACCCGGAGGACCGGGCGGAGGCGGCACGGCGCAACGAGGCCTGTGCGCGCGAGGGCGCGGACTTCGAGATGGACTTCCGCGTGGTGTGGCCCGATGGCCACGTGCACTGGCTGAGCGGCAAGGGAAAGACCTTCGTGGACGCGAACGCGCGCCCCCTCTACATGACGGGCGCCTACGTGGACATCACCATGCAGAAGCAGCAGGAGGCCGAGGCGCGCCAGCTCGCCGATTTCGAGCGGCAGATTCTGGGCATCGTCAGCCACGACCTGCGCAACCCGCTGAGCGTCATCCGCATCTCCGCCTCCGTGCTGCTGGCGCGCGAGGGGCTGGACGAGCGGCAGAGCAAGAGCCTCACCCGCATCATCTCCGCGTCGGACCGCTCCACGCGCCTCATCCGGGATCTGCTGGACTTCAGCCAGGCGCGGCTGGGCGGCGGCATCCCGGTGGAGCGCAAGCAGATGGACCTCTTCGAGCTGGCGCGCGGCGTGGTGGAGGAGCTGGCCGCCAGCCATCCGGAGCGGGAGGTGGAGCTGAAGCTGGAGGGAGACGGCGTGGGCGAGTGGGACGGGGACCGGCTCGCGCAGGTGCTCGGCAACCTGGTGGGCAACGCGCTGCAGCACAGCCCTCCGAACACGGCGGTCTGGGTGCGCTGCCGGGGCGAGGCCGGACAGGTGTTCCTCGAGGTGCACAACGAGGGAGCGGCCATCGAGGGGGCGATCCTCCCGGATCTCTTCGAGCCGTTCCGCCGGGGCCGGCATGCGGGCAATGGAGCGGGCAGCGTGGGGCTGGGGCTCTACATCACCCGGCAGCTGGTGCTGGCGCACGGCGGAGGCATCACGGTGAGCTCGCGCGAGGGAGATGGCACGCGCTTCACGGTGCGGCTGCCGCGGCGGGCCCCGACGCCCCCACCGGTCCCCAGGGCCTGA
- a CDS encoding aldo/keto reductase, whose translation MEQRALGKQGLKVSALGLGCMGMSDFYGSTDEKESISVIHRALELGVDFFDTADMYGPFTNEKLLGKAIAGKRDKVIVATKFGNVRAEDGSFLGISGKPDYVLKACDASLKRLGVDHIDLYYQHRVDTTVPIEDTVGAMAQLVKQGKVRYLGLSEAAPDTIRRAHKVHPISALQTEYSLWSRDPEDEVLPTVRELGIGFVPYSPLGRGFLTGRYRRLEDLEPNDWRRHNPRFQGENFAKNLQLVDKINELAARKKVKASQLALAWVLAQGKDIAPIPGTKHVKYLEENTAAADLRLSPEELREIDTIAPKGVAAGTRYPEAGMKSVHR comes from the coding sequence ATGGAGCAGAGGGCACTCGGAAAGCAGGGGCTGAAGGTCTCCGCCCTGGGTCTGGGCTGCATGGGAATGAGCGATTTCTACGGCTCGACCGACGAGAAGGAGTCCATCTCCGTCATCCACCGGGCTCTGGAGCTCGGGGTGGACTTCTTCGACACGGCCGACATGTACGGGCCATTCACCAACGAGAAGCTGCTGGGCAAGGCCATCGCCGGCAAGCGCGACAAGGTCATCGTCGCCACCAAGTTCGGCAACGTGCGCGCCGAGGATGGCTCCTTCCTCGGCATCAGCGGCAAGCCCGACTACGTGCTCAAGGCGTGTGACGCCTCCCTGAAGCGCCTGGGCGTCGACCACATCGACCTCTACTACCAGCACCGCGTGGACACCACCGTGCCCATCGAGGACACCGTGGGCGCCATGGCCCAGCTGGTGAAGCAGGGCAAGGTCCGCTACCTCGGCCTGTCCGAGGCCGCGCCCGACACCATCCGCCGCGCCCACAAGGTGCACCCCATCTCCGCGCTCCAGACCGAGTACTCGCTCTGGAGCAGGGACCCCGAGGACGAGGTGCTCCCCACCGTGCGCGAGCTGGGCATCGGCTTCGTCCCCTACAGCCCGCTGGGCCGCGGCTTCCTCACCGGCCGCTACCGCCGCCTCGAGGACCTCGAGCCCAACGACTGGCGCCGCCACAACCCGCGCTTCCAGGGGGAGAACTTCGCGAAGAACCTCCAGCTCGTGGACAAGATCAACGAGCTGGCCGCGCGCAAGAAGGTGAAGGCTTCACAGCTCGCGCTCGCGTGGGTGCTGGCCCAGGGCAAGGACATCGCCCCCATCCCCGGCACCAAGCACGTGAAGTACCTCGAGGAGAACACCGCCGCGGCGGACCTCCGGCTCTCCCCCGAGGAGCTGCGGGAGATCGACACCATCGCCCCCAAGGGCGTGGCGGCCGGCACCCGCTACCCCGAGGCCGGCATGAAGTCGGTCCACCGCTGA